In Candidatus Vicinibacter proximus, the genomic stretch GAAAATGATGTAGGGAAACATCACCCAAAGGAATACAATTGGTTCCTGCTTGCTGTACCTTTTTATGGCCATTCTGCAAAGGTATTTGATTTTTTAAGTCTTATTCTGGGATTAGAATAGGTTGTAGAAAATGATGTTTCAATTGTCTAAAATTGAGGATGAATCGTTATTGCTTTATATGACAAACTTTAGCAACTTTTTTCTTCTTCGCGGATTCCAGCCTAAATGCCAAGCCAAATTCATCTGGATGGTGAACATGTTTTATTGGTTTAGTAGGTTCAGGGACCTATTTTTGAGAGTCTATAAGCGGATATTATCAGGTGCTCTTCCACTTAAGTCAATTCTTCCTCATTTTCCAAACCAGCAGGTTTAATCATTAAAGAAGAATTGACAAGTGGATAATATATTATGACAAATAATTTCAATGATTAAAACTATTTATCGTCAAAAGGGTATATAATTTTCTATTTCCAATAAGTTAAAATAAACGCAACCAACAACAAGGAAGCAAGGTGGTAGCCTGTATTGATGGCAAATAGTTTCCAGGACTTATTTTCCCAAACTGTACCTCCCAGTTCTCCCGGCAAATAAAATCCAAGCCAGGTAAAGATGGCAGCACTTAAGGCATTAGCCATGTTTCCTTGTTCGCTCATTCCGGGTACAAAACTCCATGCCGCAATATTGTGCGCAAACACCCAGGCAAAAAGGATATTTCCAATGACCATAAAAGCCATGCCTTTAATCATTACTGAATTATCCGGTTTCATGTTTGGGTCAAAGCCCATTTCTTTTCCCCAGGCCTTTCCAAATAATGGGGTGTACCATAGAAACCCCAGAATAAAATTTGCCACTACTGCAACAGCGATGGCTGTCATGTTAATCCCTAATTCCATATTCGTTTTGTTTAATTCCTACTCATTTGGCTTTTCGGTTACGCCCCGCTTTTGAAATGGTCTCCGGACCCCATTTGTCGTTACAATATTACTGAATTTCTAAATTTTAAAACTGTTTTAAAGTATTTTATTGGGTGGTTTTGCAAATTTGAAAGGAAAAAGTATTGCCGGATTACTTTTATGCGATTTTAGTTTGAGTTGTCTTTTTTTTAGTTTGTTTGCTTTTTTATGAAAGAGACATATAACAATATGCTGGTAGTAGGGATATATTTAATGCAATTCGTTTGTGCTTTCGATTTTAAAATTAATTATTTCTTCTATTCAGAATCAGAGAGAAACGATTTATAGTATTTAGCTATTGAGTTATGTCTCGGCATCAGATAAAAACTTCCAATAAACATTGTTGAACAACTAGCAAGTTAAAGCTTGTAACCCCATCCATTGGAAATTATGGGATGTGAAATTCCTCCTTCATTGTCCATGGTGGATCCAAATAGCAAGAAGGATAGTGAGAAAATTGAGGGAAGCAGGCTTGATATCATGGAGACCTTCAAGTTCCTATACAGGGTAAACCACGCAATAAACAAGCATGGATTCGCGAGCCATGCAATTCCGGTTCCATTGGCATTTTTAAACTATTCATTTTTGGGCCTCACTGACTTTTATAGTTTT encodes the following:
- a CDS encoding DUF1761 domain-containing protein, which translates into the protein MELGINMTAIAVAVVANFILGFLWYTPLFGKAWGKEMGFDPNMKPDNSVMIKGMAFMVIGNILFAWVFAHNIAAWSFVPGMSEQGNMANALSAAIFTWLGFYLPGELGGTVWENKSWKLFAINTGYHLASLLLVAFILTYWK